The sequence TACTGATGCATTACTTAATCGGCTTAaaagatctttttatttattttatattagaaTTGGGtatcattccatttttttttttttgctgaatgggTATCATTCCATTTAAATTCTTTGTTTAGTGATTTGTAATTAATTACTAGTCTAAGTATTTCCCtttctaattaaataatttttttaaacataaaaggaaaaacaaatccaaggggatttcatttttctaatttttcctttGTCTAATAACTCTTGAATTTCTTTCTTGCAATATTTCATCAATTCCTTATTCATTTGAATGGGTCTTGCTTTGGTTGGTAAATCTTTCTCATTGAAGTCTTTTTCATAGGTTGATTCAATATCGTGTTCTACAGTTCCAAAAGGCATTTAGGGGGTTCGAACAAacttcattttcaattttaaatttaaattcttcaaCTTTTTATTGTATATTATGATCTTCTAGTTGTTTTCGATTACTTGATATTGTAATTcttgtatttatttgtttttccttccttgctattctctctttttattgtATCAATGTGTTTAGAAATTGAATATTGTTTTAGTGAAGTGATCTTTCCCTTGAAGGGCaagtaaaaaatttgaattttacttctTGTCCTAAGACGTTATTCCTTCACTGCTAGTATGGAATGGGTATAATAAGGCTAAGAAGGGACTTCCCAATATTACTTTTGGGGTGATGTTCTTTACTAATATAAAAGTAGTTCTTAAAGCATATAGCATTATTACAAACGAGAATTTGCAagtttataattaatttttagtatcaaatttcaaactactTGCTTGGGACAAAGTTTCCATTGTCTTTTAGTTGTAAGACATTAACtttgacattttaaaattttcaaaatttaaggtcgttcactaattaaattcaagatTGATGTTATTACAAATAAGAACCAAAACATATGAGTGCttaactcttcttttcttttggaccACATGAAGGGGGACGATGCTGTgatcatataaaaaatttatgtaataaGCTTACAAAAATCTTAGAAACCCAAAGACAACCATAGACTGTCAAAAACCAGAATCATAGATCAGAACTCTCTCTGTGATGAATCTATCTGTTCCTGAATAACCATTCTATTTGCCTCAACTTTCTGCCAAAGTTGTCTTTCTTGACATTTACAACTCTCTCTCCGGTTCAGGCAGCtgacttttttgttatttcttgcATCATCCAAAACTCCAGTTCCAAGATTCCAAACCGGTCATCATTATTTGACATCGAACAACGTAAAATGCATTCCTTGCTAGCTGAAGTATATAGAACGCAGCATTGTGCTCATTGGCATAACCTCAGGCCAACACTTGAGGAACATTGGCCAGTGATGCTTGTATCTTCTCCTCTGAAAATGAAAGGTCAACCATATTTCCTTGCAAATACTTATCATACGATGGCAGGTCAAAATGGCCATGTCCACACATTGCTGTGAGAATAACCTTTGATTCTCCAGTCTCTCTACAACGAAGAGCTTCCCTAATGGTGGCAGCTATTGCATGAGTTGGCTCCGGGGCTGGTATCAACCCTTCTGACCTAGCGAATTGTATGGCACCTACAACAAAGGAAAGGAACAATCATAGCCTGTCTTCTCTTTTTCCCAAATAATTGTTCCATGCATATACCCAATTTCCAGAAGTATGATCCTTTTTCTAGAGTGCCTAAGATGgttattattagtttaaatCCAGCAGATTGTGAAATACCTTGAAAGCATTCTGTCTGTGGAATTGCAATTGCTTCCATATAACCCAATTCATAGATATGTGACATCAATGGTGCCATGCCATGGTAACGCAACCCCCCTGTAGAATGAAAAGTAAATTGTTGACGGACAAGAAAATGTAACAAATCTGAGTTTGCAATACCACCAATACATTACCAGCATGAATTGGGTCTGGAATGAAGTCATGCCCAAGAGTATGCATCTTCATCAATGGAGTCATTCCTGCCGTATCACCATAGTCATATGCATACACACCTCTGGTCAATGAAGGACATGCTGTCGGTTCAACTGCTCTTATAATAGGGTTGATTTTCCCATTGAGCTTCTCTCGGATAAATGGAAAACTGAGCCCTGCAAAATTAGACCCACCACCTGTACATCCTATGATCAAATCTGGGGTTTCACCTATAGCTTCCATTTGTTTTAGACACTCCTCACCAATAACAGTCTGGTGGAGCAAAACATGATTTAGAACACTCCCCAGACAATACTTGGTATCAGCATTTGTAGCTGCAACCTCAACAGCTTCTGAAATAGCTATTCCTAGACTTCCTGGGCTTGATGGATCCATTTGAAGAATTTTCCTACCAGCCTCAGTAATGTTAGATGGAGAAGGGTGTACTTTTGCACCCCAGGTTTGCATCATTAATCTTCGATATGGTTTCTGATCATAAGAAGCACGGACTTGCCACACCTACTTGCAGACTGGAATAATTATTATGTACTCTATATgtaggaaaaataataaaaagtcaaaTGATACTTCAACCACAGGTTTGAATGGTCCAATTTGGACCAGATTGCACTGCACGGGACTACAAGAAATAAGCGGGGATTGTGAGTGGTATCACAAAGATTGGCTCAGATGGCTCTTATTTAATAACATAATAGTAGCTATATCTTTTGCACATCAGATGaagaaaatatacaattttagaCCTGACATATTCAACCTCTCAATTTATAGAGTTATATGATATGTTCATGACAATTTAACCCTGTTGAGCAAGCTAATCACATCAATAACCCAATTTGAATTCAGCccttcttaaaatttattgaaatgaGTCAGCTTTTCTGAATAAAAGTGTTCCTCACCTCACATCCAAGTCCAAATAAGCTACATGCAAAGGCCAGTGAACTTCCCCATT is a genomic window of Quercus lobata isolate SW786 chromosome 2, ValleyOak3.0 Primary Assembly, whole genome shotgun sequence containing:
- the LOC115975855 gene encoding uncharacterized protein LOC115975855 produces the protein MATDSIFFGNLVPSSLATRGRVEKQWLQHFSVKTKPMYPRLSNGYRARAALGANLKAVEIPRQWYNLIADLPVKPPPYLHPKTLEPIKPEDLSALFPDELIKQEASTEKFIDIPDEVLDVYSLWRPTPLIRAKRLEKLLDTPARIYYKYEGNSPAGSHKPNTAIPQVWYNAQQGIKNVVTETGAGQWGSSLAFACSLFGLGCEVWQVRASYDQKPYRRLMMQTWGAKVHPSPSNITEAGRKILQMDPSSPGSLGIAISEAVEVAATNADTKYCLGSVLNHVLLHQTVIGEECLKQMEAIGETPDLIIGCTGGGSNFAGLSFPFIREKLNGKINPIIRAVEPTACPSLTRGVYAYDYGDTAGMTPLMKMHTLGHDFIPDPIHAGGLRYHGMAPLMSHIYELGYMEAIAIPQTECFQGAIQFARSEGLIPAPEPTHAIAATIREALRCRETGESKVILTAMCGHGHFDLPSYDKYLQGNMVDLSFSEEKIQASLANVPQVLA